One genomic window of Ilyobacter polytropus DSM 2926 includes the following:
- a CDS encoding helix-turn-helix transcriptional regulator — MIFINRNIISKLENLIKDHNKDTYYEYLRILHLYKYFIGNIQEFTPNDRLEILSFFYESVLGDVENIYSKLETTDSFIFKGDKFREKNFRMALEYFRNRYEFSLSNEKSIDLIEKNNALYSSSLIEFLRRNARTLDEVFNFNEHRFRDKLESLPSEKDFYRIYSDDYSDIIIIRKNFFSDMNPSFFSRDGLIIRFCQTGQIGFEKDAIFLHEREALFSKGISLGDYKVLSQNISYVTLHIKDKFFKDFQIDFPEYVLKKLPWKLDSSTLYKLDNLVSFKNSRIIMLNFITDIILSFLGEEHRLDLERATNKELNKIIEYIEYNIDNDLNVAQIKREFGLNKNNLASLFNNNLEMSPSKYIINKKLEKASQLLLETDISVTDIAFRLNFSSGSKFSSHFKKKYSLTPLQFKKKFEKLTKK; from the coding sequence GTGATTTTCATTAACAGAAATATTATATCCAAACTAGAAAATTTAATAAAAGATCACAACAAAGATACATACTATGAATATCTGAGGATCTTACATCTTTATAAGTACTTTATCGGAAATATACAAGAATTTACTCCCAATGACAGACTAGAAATCCTTTCATTTTTTTATGAATCCGTTTTAGGAGATGTAGAAAATATTTACTCAAAGTTAGAAACTACAGATAGTTTTATATTTAAAGGAGATAAGTTCAGAGAAAAAAACTTTAGGATGGCTTTAGAATACTTTAGAAACAGATATGAATTTTCCCTTTCCAATGAAAAAAGTATCGATCTTATTGAAAAAAATAATGCTCTCTACTCTTCATCACTTATAGAATTTTTAAGGCGAAATGCCAGAACTTTAGACGAGGTTTTTAATTTCAATGAACATCGTTTTAGAGACAAACTAGAGAGCCTTCCTTCTGAAAAAGATTTTTACAGAATATATTCAGATGATTATTCAGATATAATTATCATCAGAAAAAATTTTTTTTCTGATATGAATCCTTCATTTTTTTCAAGAGATGGACTTATAATAAGATTTTGCCAAACTGGTCAGATCGGTTTTGAAAAAGATGCCATCTTTTTACATGAAAGGGAAGCCTTATTCTCTAAAGGAATTTCCCTTGGAGACTACAAAGTCTTATCTCAAAATATCAGCTATGTTACCCTTCATATTAAAGATAAATTTTTTAAGGATTTTCAGATTGATTTCCCTGAGTATGTTCTAAAAAAACTCCCGTGGAAATTGGATTCATCTACACTTTATAAGCTAGATAACCTTGTTTCATTTAAGAATTCAAGAATAATAATGTTAAATTTCATAACAGATATTATTCTCAGTTTTTTAGGAGAAGAGCATAGATTAGATTTAGAAAGAGCTACAAATAAAGAATTGAATAAAATTATAGAATATATAGAATACAATATAGATAATGACCTAAATGTGGCTCAGATCAAACGTGAGTTTGGTCTCAATAAAAATAATCTAGCCTCTTTGTTCAATAATAATTTAGAGATGTCTCCCTCGAAATATATCATAAATAAAAAACTAGAAAAAGCTTCCCAACTTCTTCTAGAAACAGATATTTCAGTTACAGACATTGCTTTTAGACTAAATTTTTCCAGTGGAAGTAAATTTTCATCACACTTTAAGAAAAAATATTCCCTTACTCCTCTGCAGTTTAAAAAGAAATTCGAGAAACTAACCAAAAAATAA
- a CDS encoding NADH-dependent [FeFe] hydrogenase, group A6 gives MEMVKLIIDGKAVEAPKGATIVAAAKSLGITIPTLCHLQMGGVGYKNDCASCRVCVVEVEGRRNLAPACATPVYDGMVVTTNSMKVMQKRKTVLELLLSDHPKDCLACSKNGECELQDLAMQFGVREIRFAGKESTYRQDVSPSIIRDIDKCIMCRRCETMCNVIQTCGVLSGVNRGFEAVVAPAFEQDLEDTACTYCGQCVAVCPVGALHEADHTWRLVKDLANPAKKVVVQVAPAVRVALGEEFGFEPGTNVEGKMIAALRKLGFDMVFDTNWSADLTIMEEASELIDRVTKKLAGDEDVKLPILTSCCPAWVKFFEHNYPDMLDVPSTAKSPQQMFGAIAKNVWAKEEGIDKKDLIVVSIMPCLAKKYEASREEFADKDGNPDVDYSISTRELAKLIKQANINFNGLDEEEVDNPLGSYTGAGVIFGRTGGVIEAATRTAYEWITGDTLESVDFTVLRGMESVRVAEVSIPGLDEKLGSKFRIGIAHGLGSARELLDKIRSGEETVHAIEIMACKGGCVGGGGQPYHHGDFGVIVKRAAGLTSIDEGKELRKSHENPYIKELYEKHLGKPMSHKAHDILHTEYFPKHKM, from the coding sequence ATGGAAATGGTAAAGCTTATTATAGATGGAAAAGCAGTAGAAGCGCCTAAAGGTGCAACAATCGTTGCAGCTGCTAAATCGTTGGGAATAACAATTCCTACTCTTTGTCATCTTCAGATGGGAGGAGTAGGTTATAAAAATGACTGTGCTTCATGTAGAGTCTGTGTAGTAGAGGTAGAGGGAAGAAGAAACCTTGCACCGGCATGTGCTACACCTGTATATGACGGTATGGTAGTAACTACAAATTCAATGAAGGTAATGCAAAAAAGAAAAACAGTATTGGAACTTCTTCTTTCTGATCATCCAAAAGACTGTCTTGCTTGTTCTAAGAACGGAGAGTGTGAACTCCAAGACCTTGCAATGCAATTTGGTGTTAGAGAAATAAGATTTGCAGGTAAAGAATCTACATATAGACAAGATGTATCACCTTCTATAATCAGAGATATCGACAAATGTATCATGTGTAGAAGATGTGAAACTATGTGTAATGTAATACAGACTTGTGGAGTTCTTTCAGGGGTAAACAGAGGATTTGAAGCTGTTGTGGCTCCAGCATTTGAACAAGATCTAGAGGATACGGCATGTACTTACTGTGGACAGTGTGTGGCAGTATGTCCAGTAGGGGCACTTCATGAAGCTGACCACACATGGAGACTTGTAAAAGACCTTGCTAACCCTGCTAAAAAAGTGGTAGTTCAAGTGGCTCCTGCAGTCAGAGTAGCTCTTGGAGAAGAGTTTGGCTTTGAACCTGGTACAAATGTTGAAGGTAAGATGATAGCTGCACTTAGAAAGTTAGGATTTGATATGGTATTTGATACTAACTGGTCAGCTGACCTTACGATAATGGAAGAGGCTTCTGAGCTTATTGACAGAGTAACAAAGAAACTTGCTGGAGATGAAGATGTAAAACTTCCTATCCTTACTTCTTGTTGTCCTGCATGGGTTAAGTTCTTTGAGCACAATTACCCTGATATGCTAGATGTACCTTCTACAGCTAAATCTCCTCAACAAATGTTTGGTGCAATAGCTAAAAATGTTTGGGCAAAGGAAGAAGGAATTGATAAGAAGGATCTTATAGTTGTATCTATAATGCCTTGTCTTGCAAAGAAATATGAAGCTTCTAGAGAGGAATTCGCTGATAAAGACGGAAATCCTGATGTAGATTATTCTATCTCGACAAGAGAACTAGCAAAGCTTATAAAACAAGCTAACATCAACTTTAATGGTTTAGATGAGGAAGAAGTAGATAATCCTCTAGGAAGCTACACAGGGGCCGGAGTAATATTCGGTAGAACTGGAGGAGTTATAGAGGCAGCAACTAGAACTGCATACGAATGGATTACAGGAGATACTTTAGAGTCTGTAGACTTTACTGTATTAAGAGGTATGGAATCTGTAAGAGTAGCAGAGGTTTCTATTCCAGGATTAGATGAAAAGTTAGGTTCCAAATTTAGAATCGGAATCGCTCATGGTCTTGGATCAGCTAGAGAACTTCTAGATAAGATTAGATCAGGAGAAGAAACAGTACACGCTATAGAGATTATGGCTTGTAAAGGTGGATGTGTAGGTGGAGGTGGACAGCCTTATCACCATGGGGATTTTGGAGTAATAGTGAAAAGAGCAGCTGGACTGACTTCTATAGATGAAGGTAAAGAGCTAAGAAAATCACATGAAAATCCTTATATCAAGGAACTTTATGAAAAGCACTTAGGTAAACCAATGAGCCACAAGGCACATGATATATTACATACAGAGTATTTCCCAAAACATAAAATGTAA
- the pepF gene encoding oligoendopeptidase F, with protein MRKRLLILALIAVFGIAGHAYISGKNMGKPSNEKNNEKISNEGKEGVIEVVKEDKTLKREDIDQKYKWNLNDIYENWEEWEADLVRAKELMEEIPKYRGKIKNDPKAFSELVAMENELSKITDEIYLYPYLMRDLDSTDEVASKKLQEIMAIYTQYSATVAWINPEILEIPKGTMIKWIDENKELEEHRFQIMELYRLQGHVLDAEKEKLLSYYGQFMGAPGDIYKELTTSDIKWNEVELSTGEKTKVTNAVYSKILSTNKNQEDRKKAFEALYTAYADNQNTYAAIYRSILQKSNATVQARGYGSTLAKALEGNNIPVEVYENLIKVTRENTQPLQRYVNLRKKLLGLDEYHYYDNQITLVDYNREFEYDEAKELVLKSVAPLGDEYVKGMEKAVSQGWLDVYETPNKRSGAYSLGIYGVHPYMLLNYNGTLDSVFTLGHELGHTMHTMLSSENQPYSTHGYTIFVAEVASTFNERLLLDNMLTNTKDPIERIALIEQSLGNVVGTYFIQTLFADYEYQVHKIVENGGAITPDVLSGIMDQLFKDYFGDTVAIDELQKIIWARIPHFYNSPYYVYQYATCFASSAVLHDRITNEKYSEDERKVALNKYLDLLKSGGSDHPMNQLKKAGVDLTETETIEAVSKDMNALLDILEKEMENLERK; from the coding sequence ATGAGAAAAAGACTCCTTATACTTGCACTTATAGCAGTTTTTGGAATAGCAGGACATGCTTATATAAGTGGTAAAAATATGGGAAAACCGTCAAATGAAAAAAATAATGAAAAAATATCAAATGAAGGAAAAGAAGGAGTGATAGAAGTGGTAAAAGAAGATAAAACCCTGAAAAGGGAAGATATAGATCAGAAATATAAATGGAATCTTAACGACATATATGAAAACTGGGAAGAATGGGAGGCTGATTTGGTAAGGGCGAAAGAACTTATGGAAGAGATTCCGAAGTATAGAGGAAAAATAAAAAATGATCCTAAGGCTTTTTCTGAGCTTGTGGCAATGGAAAATGAACTGTCTAAAATAACAGATGAAATATATTTGTATCCTTATCTCATGAGAGATCTTGACTCTACAGATGAAGTAGCCTCAAAAAAACTACAAGAGATAATGGCTATTTATACCCAGTACAGTGCTACTGTGGCATGGATAAATCCTGAGATTTTAGAGATTCCAAAGGGAACCATGATAAAATGGATAGATGAGAACAAAGAGCTTGAAGAGCACAGATTTCAAATTATGGAACTCTATAGACTTCAGGGGCATGTATTAGATGCAGAAAAGGAAAAACTTCTCTCATATTATGGTCAGTTTATGGGAGCACCAGGAGATATATATAAAGAACTGACCACTTCTGATATAAAGTGGAATGAGGTAGAACTTTCCACCGGTGAAAAAACAAAGGTTACAAATGCAGTGTATTCAAAAATATTGTCTACAAATAAAAATCAGGAAGATAGAAAAAAAGCCTTTGAAGCCCTCTATACTGCTTATGCAGACAATCAGAATACCTATGCTGCAATATACCGTTCCATCCTTCAGAAAAGCAACGCCACTGTCCAGGCAAGGGGTTATGGCTCTACTTTGGCTAAGGCCTTAGAGGGAAATAACATTCCTGTGGAAGTATATGAAAATCTGATAAAAGTTACCAGAGAAAATACACAGCCTCTTCAGAGATATGTGAACCTAAGAAAAAAACTCTTGGGACTAGATGAATATCACTATTATGATAATCAGATAACCTTGGTAGATTATAACAGAGAGTTTGAATATGATGAGGCAAAGGAACTTGTTTTAAAGTCCGTAGCTCCATTGGGAGATGAGTATGTAAAAGGAATGGAAAAGGCTGTCAGCCAAGGCTGGTTAGATGTCTATGAGACTCCAAATAAAAGAAGTGGGGCATATTCTCTAGGAATCTACGGAGTACATCCTTATATGCTTTTAAATTACAACGGGACTTTAGATTCTGTCTTTACCCTAGGACATGAGCTAGGTCATACAATGCACACAATGCTTTCTAGTGAGAATCAGCCTTATTCTACTCACGGGTATACTATTTTCGTGGCAGAGGTTGCATCTACATTTAATGAGAGACTTCTTTTGGATAACATGTTAACAAACACCAAAGATCCAATAGAAAGAATAGCTCTTATAGAGCAGTCTTTAGGCAATGTGGTGGGAACTTATTTTATACAGACACTTTTCGCAGACTATGAATACCAGGTACACAAGATAGTGGAAAATGGCGGTGCCATAACACCGGATGTTTTAAGTGGAATAATGGATCAGTTATTTAAAGATTATTTTGGTGACACAGTTGCCATAGATGAACTTCAAAAAATAATATGGGCGAGAATACCTCATTTTTATAATTCTCCTTATTATGTGTATCAGTATGCTACTTGTTTTGCATCCTCTGCAGTTCTTCATGACAGAATAACCAATGAAAAATACAGTGAAGACGAAAGAAAAGTAGCTCTAAACAAATATCTAGATCTTTTGAAATCTGGAGGAAGTGATCATCCTATGAATCAGCTTAAAAAGGCCGGGGTTGATCTAACTGAGACTGAGACTATAGAGGCTGTGTCTAAAGACATGAATGCACTTTTAGATATTTTGGAAAAAGAGATGGAAAATCTAGAAAGAAAATAG
- a CDS encoding response regulator transcription factor — translation MKVLIVEDDLEIQQLVSYFFSKEGYGVETASDGLEGLRFLKKSKPDLVILDIMLPSLDGKNFTKIVRELPEEYGNPVIIMLTAKTEIEDVLEGLEIGANDYMKKPFDPRELILRSKKFLNNGAKVSKKYIFKDVVVDDDRHLVTEEGVEVELSKKEYDLLHLLIRNKGLVLSREKILDKVWNTSYYAGDRSVDIYISKLREKIVSISKNIKTVKGVGYKLEEKR, via the coding sequence GTGAAAGTTTTAATAGTTGAAGATGATCTTGAAATACAACAGCTGGTAAGTTATTTTTTCAGCAAGGAAGGTTATGGAGTAGAAACTGCGTCAGATGGTTTAGAAGGACTCAGATTTTTAAAAAAATCCAAGCCCGACTTAGTGATACTTGATATTATGCTGCCTAGTTTAGATGGGAAAAATTTTACTAAAATAGTAAGGGAACTTCCTGAAGAGTATGGGAATCCAGTTATCATAATGTTGACTGCCAAAACAGAGATAGAAGATGTTCTAGAAGGTCTCGAGATAGGTGCCAATGATTATATGAAAAAACCTTTTGATCCTAGAGAACTAATACTCAGATCTAAAAAATTCCTGAATAATGGGGCTAAGGTATCGAAAAAATATATTTTTAAAGATGTAGTGGTAGATGACGATAGACACCTTGTGACCGAAGAAGGAGTAGAAGTTGAACTTTCTAAAAAAGAATACGATCTATTGCACCTTCTCATAAGAAATAAAGGTCTGGTTCTTTCTAGGGAAAAGATTTTGGATAAGGTATGGAATACAAGCTACTACGCCGGAGATAGATCTGTAGATATATATATATCTAAATTGAGAGAGAAAATAGTTAGTATTTCTAAAAATATAAAAACAGTGAAAGGAGTTGGATACAAATTAGAAGAAAAGAGATAA
- the fdhF gene encoding formate dehydrogenase subunit alpha: MVKILVNGEHYNVSHEKKLIDVLGEVGVEIPSFCHDTRIIEKNESCGICSVEVNGEIKKACEIEAQDGMVIETHTNAVTNMRKGILKEIIEDHPLDCLGCVKSGDCKLQDYCYEYNVEQTSNACKESLMADSSNPFFTIDSNKCISCGKCVKVCETLQCNNVLKLDPVTKKVLVSEGVKIDESNCAFCGNCVSVCPVGALQPKEKTRFRKWEVERTQTTCSYCGVGCQFNLLSKGNKIVGVEPINMAPNDGLLCVKGKFGYKFIDHPERVKTPLIKENGKFREASWEEAYDLFLSKATKIKDEFGPDAFAGLASARCTNEDNFVFQKFMRVGIGTNNIDHCARLUHASTVAGLATTLGSGAMTNSISEAKDSDLIFVIGSNPRENHPVIGAKIKQAFRNGTKVIVADPRRIDLADDAEVFMQVKVGANIALINGMINTVITEGLVDADYIKNHTEGYEELKKMVAKYTPEEVSEIAGVSAEDIRRAARLYATSKASSIYYAMGITQFKTGTNNVIALSNLALITGQMGRPGTGINPLRGQNNVQGSCDMGAFPDEYPGYQKVLDKNVIDKFEKLWGVEVPKKVGLTLPQIMDAAHHGHVKFMYIMGENPVVSDPDTKHILESLEALDFLVVQDIFMTETAKKADLILPALSFAEKDGTFTNTERKVQRVRKAVQAVPNAKADWKIFTELLNKFGYKEDFSHPSEIMDEIATLIPQYAGISYDRIEVDGLQWPVKDKNHPGTPILHVDGAIRGKGKIVPVEYELPGDLINEEYPIILTNGRNLYHYHTRTMTAKTEGLHKKSPESYIEMNPLTCEKIGVKDGDMVKVTSRRGSVKTKVLKTDIIQDGTVFMTFHFAEGSANVLTGTDAIDVKSGEPELKLTAVSVEKCEVN; the protein is encoded by the coding sequence ATGGTGAAGATATTAGTTAACGGAGAACATTATAATGTTTCTCATGAGAAAAAACTTATCGATGTACTGGGAGAAGTTGGAGTTGAGATACCTAGCTTCTGTCACGATACAAGGATAATAGAAAAGAACGAAAGCTGTGGTATATGCAGTGTCGAAGTAAATGGTGAGATTAAAAAAGCCTGTGAAATAGAGGCTCAAGATGGTATGGTCATAGAAACACATACAAATGCAGTGACAAATATGAGAAAAGGTATTCTGAAAGAGATCATAGAGGATCATCCCTTAGATTGTCTGGGATGCGTGAAATCCGGAGATTGTAAACTTCAGGATTATTGCTATGAGTATAATGTGGAACAGACAAGTAATGCCTGCAAAGAAAGTCTGATGGCAGATTCAAGTAATCCTTTTTTTACAATTGATTCTAATAAATGTATTTCATGTGGCAAGTGCGTAAAGGTATGTGAAACACTGCAGTGTAACAATGTATTAAAATTAGATCCAGTAACTAAGAAAGTGTTAGTTTCTGAAGGTGTTAAAATAGATGAATCTAACTGTGCCTTCTGTGGAAACTGTGTAAGTGTGTGCCCGGTGGGAGCGCTACAGCCAAAGGAGAAAACCAGATTTAGGAAATGGGAAGTAGAAAGGACACAGACGACATGCTCATACTGTGGTGTAGGATGCCAGTTTAATCTTCTCTCTAAAGGAAATAAAATTGTTGGGGTAGAGCCTATAAATATGGCTCCAAATGATGGGTTACTCTGTGTAAAGGGGAAATTTGGTTATAAGTTTATAGATCATCCAGAAAGAGTGAAAACACCTCTTATAAAGGAAAATGGAAAATTTAGAGAAGCTAGCTGGGAAGAGGCGTATGACCTGTTTTTAAGCAAGGCGACTAAGATAAAAGATGAATTTGGTCCTGACGCCTTTGCAGGGTTAGCATCTGCTAGATGTACAAATGAAGATAACTTTGTATTTCAAAAATTTATGAGGGTTGGTATAGGAACTAATAATATAGATCATTGTGCACGTCTTTGACATGCCTCAACAGTTGCCGGGCTTGCAACTACATTAGGAAGTGGTGCTATGACAAATAGTATCTCAGAAGCAAAGGATTCAGATCTGATATTTGTAATCGGGTCAAATCCAAGGGAAAATCACCCTGTAATAGGGGCAAAAATCAAACAGGCATTCAGGAATGGTACTAAAGTGATAGTAGCAGACCCGAGAAGAATAGATTTAGCTGATGATGCTGAAGTATTTATGCAGGTTAAGGTAGGAGCTAATATAGCTCTTATAAACGGAATGATAAACACAGTGATAACTGAAGGTTTAGTTGACGCTGATTATATAAAAAATCATACTGAAGGATATGAAGAACTAAAGAAAATGGTAGCAAAATATACACCTGAAGAAGTATCTGAAATAGCAGGAGTGTCTGCTGAAGATATCAGAAGGGCTGCAAGACTTTATGCTACAAGTAAGGCTTCCTCTATCTATTATGCAATGGGAATTACTCAGTTTAAAACAGGTACAAATAATGTAATAGCCTTGTCTAATCTGGCATTGATTACCGGGCAGATGGGAAGACCTGGAACTGGAATAAACCCTCTTAGAGGACAAAATAATGTACAGGGGTCCTGCGATATGGGAGCATTCCCAGACGAATATCCAGGGTATCAAAAGGTATTAGATAAAAATGTTATTGATAAATTTGAAAAACTATGGGGAGTAGAAGTTCCCAAAAAAGTAGGGCTGACTCTACCTCAGATTATGGATGCGGCTCATCATGGGCATGTTAAATTTATGTATATAATGGGGGAGAATCCAGTTGTATCTGATCCTGATACAAAACATATATTAGAATCTTTGGAAGCGTTGGATTTTTTAGTTGTTCAGGATATATTTATGACTGAAACAGCTAAAAAAGCAGACCTTATCCTTCCGGCTTTGTCATTTGCAGAAAAAGATGGAACTTTTACAAATACCGAAAGAAAGGTTCAGAGGGTAAGAAAAGCAGTACAGGCTGTACCAAATGCCAAGGCCGACTGGAAAATATTTACTGAACTTTTAAATAAGTTTGGTTATAAGGAAGATTTCTCACATCCATCTGAGATAATGGATGAGATAGCCACTCTTATACCTCAGTATGCAGGAATATCATATGACAGGATAGAAGTTGATGGACTCCAGTGGCCTGTAAAGGATAAAAATCATCCTGGAACTCCAATACTTCATGTAGATGGTGCAATTAGAGGTAAAGGGAAGATAGTGCCTGTAGAGTATGAGCTTCCTGGAGATCTTATAAATGAAGAGTATCCTATAATTCTTACAAATGGTAGAAATCTTTATCATTATCATACAAGAACCATGACTGCAAAGACTGAAGGTCTGCACAAAAAGTCTCCAGAATCTTATATTGAGATGAATCCTCTTACCTGTGAAAAAATCGGGGTAAAAGATGGAGACATGGTAAAAGTAACTTCTAGAAGAGGAAGCGTAAAAACTAAGGTTTTAAAAACAGATATTATACAAGACGGAACTGTATTTATGACATTCCACTTTGCCGAAGGGTCGGCTAATGTACTTACAGGTACAGATGCAATTGATGTAAAGTCAGGGGAACCTGAATTAAAATTGACAGCTGTGTCTGTGGAAAAATGTGAGGTGAACTAG
- a CDS encoding sensor histidine kinase: protein MIFFLEIFFVKINTDRVSTLYQEVAKKTLREDAILIKNIARNNSREDFQDIFGSVEKRFTLINAKGTVVYDSEKYEEESTMENHGTRPEVIEALEKGQGFNVRKSETLGELLAYYAMPYTDEYGEDYIIRVARGYDSDHSNIRNILTGQIIFFIILNIFIHLSYKNYLKRHLFSKVDEIRKSLETGIEVNEIYSNDDMWLVEFWKVVQAWQSENIKNLEKVNLEKQILRRVISSVDMSIVLINVNMEVILKNESLNYLYNFYQGGHYYQGMKYIEIINVVRKAIDEKKDIKEDVYITKLKKYLVIGVKYLEFRNQFIITIKDVTRNREMMEVQRNFISNISHELKTPLTNIKGYLIALEDAPEAMRGNFLKIVKNNVDKLENITMDFLNISKIENSKVLNLAPVSFGKIQEEIEKVLSRYIKSKEAEIIYSVNLLGADDYMRVDFDKLTTILKNLIENAIIYNDKKPVIRVEIKEIYDRYKMVIEDNGLGIPEEDIENIFERFYRVDKARTSNVAGTGLGLNIVAELVEICGGKIEVKSKEGKGSVFRFSMLK, encoded by the coding sequence TTGATTTTTTTCCTTGAAATATTCTTTGTAAAGATAAATACGGACAGAGTATCAACTCTCTATCAAGAAGTTGCTAAAAAAACCTTGAGGGAGGATGCTATTCTCATAAAAAATATTGCTAGGAATAATTCAAGAGAAGATTTTCAGGATATATTTGGAAGTGTGGAAAAGAGATTTACATTGATAAATGCCAAAGGAACAGTAGTGTATGATTCTGAGAAATATGAAGAGGAGTCAACCATGGAAAATCATGGGACAAGACCTGAAGTTATAGAGGCTCTTGAAAAAGGGCAGGGGTTTAATGTTCGAAAGAGTGAAACCCTAGGAGAACTTCTTGCATACTATGCAATGCCATACACCGACGAGTACGGAGAAGACTACATAATAAGAGTTGCCAGGGGATATGATTCGGATCATAGCAATATAAGAAATATTCTCACAGGACAGATTATATTTTTTATAATTCTAAATATATTTATTCACCTTAGTTATAAAAATTATCTAAAAAGACACTTATTTAGTAAAGTTGACGAGATAAGAAAATCTTTAGAAACCGGAATTGAGGTAAATGAAATATATTCTAATGATGATATGTGGCTCGTAGAATTTTGGAAAGTTGTCCAGGCCTGGCAAAGTGAGAATATAAAAAACTTGGAAAAAGTTAATTTGGAAAAACAAATACTGAGGCGGGTAATATCGTCTGTTGATATGTCAATTGTTCTTATAAATGTAAATATGGAAGTAATACTAAAAAATGAATCACTAAATTATCTTTATAATTTTTACCAGGGTGGGCACTATTATCAGGGAATGAAATATATAGAGATCATAAATGTGGTAAGAAAAGCCATAGACGAAAAAAAGGATATAAAAGAAGATGTGTATATTACCAAATTGAAAAAATATCTGGTAATAGGAGTGAAATATCTAGAATTTAGAAATCAGTTTATTATAACTATAAAAGATGTAACTAGAAATCGTGAAATGATGGAGGTTCAGAGAAACTTTATAAGCAACATAAGTCATGAACTCAAAACCCCTTTGACCAACATCAAAGGCTATCTCATAGCTTTAGAAGATGCCCCAGAGGCTATGAGAGGTAATTTTTTAAAGATTGTAAAAAATAATGTGGATAAATTGGAAAACATAACCATGGATTTTTTAAATATATCTAAAATAGAGAATTCTAAGGTTCTTAACCTGGCACCTGTTTCCTTTGGGAAAATACAGGAAGAGATAGAAAAAGTGTTATCTCGATATATAAAATCAAAGGAAGCTGAAATAATATATTCGGTAAACCTTTTAGGTGCCGATGATTATATGAGGGTGGATTTTGACAAGCTGACCACCATACTTAAAAACCTCATAGAAAATGCAATTATCTATAACGATAAAAAACCTGTTATAAGAGTTGAGATAAAAGAGATTTATGACAGATATAAAATGGTAATAGAGGACAATGGATTGGGCATACCTGAAGAGGATATAGAAAATATTTTTGAAAGGTTTTACCGTGTGGATAAAGCTAGGACCAGTAATGTAGCCGGGACAGGTTTGGGGCTTAATATTGTTGCAGAACTTGTGGAAATATGTGGCGGAAAGATAGAAGTGAAATCTAAAGAGGGAAAAGGAAGTGTTTTTAGGTTTTCAATGTTGAAGTAA